In one Bacillus sp. Marseille-P3661 genomic region, the following are encoded:
- a CDS encoding YheC/YheD family endospore coat-associated protein, with translation MELYDLQEIFDVEETIYLPEPLFSSSRVFNNISFGTEICSCKIKVSKKLSTISISHDIWNSLKIPYRSKVHVIPNEDTLHIGPLVGIFTAGFTGSLLRPIGDRSLFFAKILAAEKKVGAYTFVFGANHINWEDGKINGYFHTNQGWQQIEVPFPNVVYDRLPNRKTENHVILQDIKKRLQTDYLIPWFNPGFFNKWEIHQLFSANDVKEFLPETVAHPSLNDLKELLNKYPSIYIKPINGSLGLGIYQIIRSKDSDDGYYCRFRTDEKNHLRKYNTIESLYHHLFRVDRLENYLAQQGVQLIRCDGKPIDFRIHTNKDDEGKWKMSAIAAKIAGTGSVTTHLKSGGIVKTIDEISKIVSLPVDILKQLENCVLSMSSVLEQQMNGTIGEIGFDIGIDKNNDIWLFEANSKPGRSIFKNPKLREYEQLSRSLPISFAVFLTKKAIYEPGVLFNEN, from the coding sequence ATGGAATTATATGATCTACAGGAAATCTTTGATGTCGAAGAAACCATTTATTTACCCGAACCATTATTTTCAAGTTCGAGGGTTTTCAATAATATTTCGTTTGGTACCGAAATTTGTAGTTGCAAAATCAAAGTATCTAAAAAGCTAAGTACCATATCCATCTCACATGACATTTGGAATTCACTAAAAATCCCCTATAGGAGCAAGGTTCATGTCATTCCAAATGAAGATACCCTTCATATCGGACCGCTAGTAGGTATTTTTACTGCTGGCTTTACAGGTTCACTATTAAGGCCTATTGGGGACAGATCGTTATTTTTCGCAAAAATCCTTGCTGCTGAAAAAAAGGTAGGCGCTTATACATTTGTTTTTGGCGCGAATCATATTAACTGGGAAGATGGAAAAATTAACGGCTATTTTCATACCAATCAAGGCTGGCAGCAAATAGAGGTTCCTTTTCCTAATGTAGTGTATGACCGGTTACCAAATCGAAAGACTGAAAATCATGTAATCTTACAAGATATTAAAAAGCGGCTACAAACTGATTATTTAATTCCTTGGTTTAATCCCGGTTTCTTTAATAAGTGGGAAATACATCAGTTATTTAGTGCCAATGATGTTAAAGAATTTTTGCCGGAAACAGTTGCACATCCTTCGCTTAACGATTTAAAAGAACTTTTAAATAAATATCCAAGCATTTATATTAAACCGATTAACGGTAGTTTGGGACTAGGAATTTATCAGATCATTCGTTCAAAAGATTCAGATGACGGGTATTATTGTAGGTTTAGAACCGATGAAAAAAATCATCTGCGGAAATATAATACAATAGAAAGCTTATACCATCACCTTTTTAGGGTGGACCGCCTTGAAAATTATCTTGCTCAACAAGGAGTTCAATTAATACGTTGCGACGGAAAACCGATTGATTTCCGTATTCATACAAATAAGGATGATGAAGGCAAGTGGAAAATGAGTGCCATAGCTGCTAAAATTGCTGGGACTGGCAGCGTTACAACCCACTTAAAAAGCGGCGGGATAGTAAAAACTATCGATGAGATTTCTAAGATTGTTTCATTGCCCGTTGACATCCTTAAGCAGTTAGAAAACTGCGTCCTTTCCATGAGCAGTGTACTTGAACAACAAATGAATGGTACCATTGGTGAAATTGGATTCGATATTGGGATTGATAAAAATAATGATATTTGGCTGTTTGAAGCAAATTCAAAACCAGGACGGTCTATTTTTAAAAACCCGAAACTAAGGGAATATGAACAGCTTTCTAGAAGTTTACCAATCTCTTTTGCCGTCTTTTTAACCAAAAAGGCTATCTATGAGCCTGGAGTGCTTTTTAATGAAAATTAA
- a CDS encoding YheC/YheD family endospore coat-associated protein, with translation MKINNKIPKPIIGILTTTGKYSPISGNFKLFRRIATLLAHEGGLAIIITPESIVDNRIKYAFFYSQEKQGWMKIVHPPLPTIIYNRLPYRNLEKTESFHNLVHWCQKNSIKLFNPSFFTKWDIYTALAKDHQLIPHLPYTEILFTETQLEQFLQHYKSVYIKPNDGSRGNGIFVLSQNRNGIFLKDHQVNKHFKTVELLWKEYISERIHENGYIIQEQIPLMKVNERSFDFRLWAHKVNKRWILSGVGIRQSKTGGITTHVLKGGNVLNFDDVATSADKISLTSLMALSGEQLEQVFGNVREFSMDIGKSSDNNFYIFEVNAKPMTFDESEIYNNGLKNLVQIFLES, from the coding sequence ATGAAAATTAATAATAAGATCCCCAAACCTATTATTGGGATTTTAACAACTACTGGAAAGTATTCTCCTATTTCAGGTAATTTCAAATTGTTCAGACGGATAGCAACATTGCTTGCTCATGAAGGTGGTCTTGCAATTATAATTACTCCCGAATCGATAGTAGATAATCGAATTAAATATGCTTTCTTCTATAGTCAAGAAAAACAAGGGTGGATGAAAATAGTTCATCCACCCTTACCTACCATTATTTATAATCGACTGCCCTATCGAAACCTCGAAAAAACTGAAAGCTTTCATAATTTGGTGCATTGGTGTCAAAAAAATTCTATTAAACTATTCAATCCTAGTTTTTTCACAAAATGGGATATCTATACAGCTCTGGCCAAAGATCACCAACTTATTCCTCATCTACCGTATACGGAAATTCTTTTTACTGAAACACAATTAGAACAATTTCTACAACACTATAAATCGGTTTATATTAAGCCTAATGATGGAAGTAGGGGTAATGGCATTTTTGTGCTATCACAAAATCGAAATGGAATTTTTTTAAAAGACCACCAAGTAAACAAACACTTTAAAACAGTTGAACTACTTTGGAAAGAGTATATTTCAGAGCGCATTCATGAGAATGGATATATCATTCAGGAGCAGATACCTTTAATGAAAGTTAATGAGAGATCATTTGACTTTAGGCTCTGGGCTCATAAGGTAAACAAACGTTGGATCCTATCAGGGGTTGGAATTAGACAAAGTAAGACTGGTGGTATTACAACCCATGTACTAAAAGGTGGAAATGTATTAAATTTTGATGACGTTGCAACAAGTGCTGATAAAATTAGTTTAACTAGCCTAATGGCTTTATCAGGCGAACAATTAGAACAGGTCTTTGGCAATGTTAGAGAGTTTTCAATGGACATTGGAAAATCTAGCGATAACAATTTTTATATTTTTGAAGTTAACGCTAAACCCATGACGTTTGATGAATCAGAAATTTATAATAACGGTTTGAAAAATCTTGTGCAAATTTTTTTAGAATCATAA
- a CDS encoding DUF445 domain-containing protein has product MEVFSMILFMMIIGAGIGGFTNHLAIKMLFRPHKPIYFAGKRLPFTPGLIPKRREELAVQMGRMVVEHLLTAEGIKSKFKDPVFTKEMVAWVQGEVIRLMDNDKTIAQWGEQFGITDLDVKTRDKLHAIIKDKYEQLIGQARQKTLRETFPQAWLVKIDDKIPEFADYILEKGIAYFESDEGRKRLVKMIDDFIRNLGSLGNMVKMFLSNDSIANSVQPELVRFLSHGGTHQMLTQLINKEWDKVKDWKVEDIEEKFGRDSLVTFLQEQITNQIPYKKWLQSSLGDLTATYKQQILNDWVPKLVEVIGDFIANRIDEMMKKLHLAEIVQKQVEGFSVSRLEDMVLMISKREFKMITYLGALLGGLIGIVQGLLIFFVQ; this is encoded by the coding sequence ATGGAAGTTTTTAGTATGATTTTATTTATGATGATCATAGGTGCAGGAATTGGCGGCTTTACGAATCACTTAGCGATTAAAATGTTATTTAGACCGCATAAGCCAATTTACTTTGCTGGCAAAAGATTGCCATTTACTCCTGGGTTGATACCTAAACGTCGTGAAGAGCTAGCAGTTCAAATGGGACGAATGGTAGTCGAGCATTTATTAACGGCAGAAGGAATAAAGAGTAAATTTAAAGACCCGGTATTTACGAAAGAGATGGTAGCATGGGTTCAAGGTGAAGTTATTCGGCTGATGGATAATGATAAAACGATCGCGCAGTGGGGCGAACAGTTTGGCATCACAGACTTAGATGTGAAAACAAGGGATAAATTGCATGCTATTATTAAGGATAAATATGAACAATTAATTGGACAAGCACGCCAAAAAACACTAAGAGAAACTTTTCCGCAAGCTTGGTTAGTGAAAATTGATGATAAAATTCCTGAATTTGCTGATTACATATTAGAAAAGGGAATAGCTTACTTCGAGAGTGACGAAGGTAGAAAAAGATTAGTTAAAATGATAGATGATTTCATCCGAAATTTGGGATCGCTTGGGAATATGGTGAAAATGTTTTTAAGTAATGATTCCATTGCAAACTCTGTTCAACCTGAATTGGTGAGATTTCTTAGTCATGGTGGCACACATCAAATGCTTACGCAACTGATAAATAAAGAGTGGGATAAGGTAAAGGATTGGAAAGTTGAAGATATTGAAGAAAAGTTCGGCCGGGATTCATTAGTAACCTTTTTGCAGGAACAAATTACAAACCAAATTCCATACAAAAAATGGCTGCAATCTTCACTTGGCGATTTAACTGCTACATATAAACAACAAATACTAAATGACTGGGTTCCTAAGTTAGTTGAAGTTATTGGGGATTTCATCGCAAATCGTATTGATGAAATGATGAAAAAATTACATTTAGCCGAAATCGTTCAAAAACAAGTTGAAGGATTTTCTGTTTCCCGTCTAGAAGATATGGTACTTATGATTTCAAAAAGGGAATTCAAAATGATTACTTATCTTGGTGCTTTACTAGGAGGATTAATCGGAATTGTTCAAGGATTACTCATATTCTTTGTTCAATAG
- a CDS encoding YheC/YheD family endospore coat-associated protein, with product MKKIFKINIYPIEENKNKNTPLIIISSELMKQTGVRIGQKVTLQCGKNHLICSIADTTSETDLILYCSKNVFESFYLPVMSTKLQLSIEKNDNAWELGPFIGIVTDQIYKEHFGSIHSFIEELQHYSYQNYIYLYVFNYINYHNHYVTGYYFDSGSSSWVHSSLPTPSVVHNRIHSRIKERADKTKNFFKTLSQHNIPYFNERFLNKWEVYEFLSRQEQLTPYLPDTRLLNGRFSLEEMLFTHSTLFLKPVHGSQGKNIFKIRNDNDNYSLDYTTFSGEIEKQYPSIISLYEAIRPRLQKQRYIVQQGLQLLTYQDRPLDFRLLCHRQPDNNWSVTSAIARVSSQAEFVSNLARGGELLKINTVLQNHFEGTTLNQIKRLLFEIATETATSIHQLSDGIYGELGIDLAIDHKGKPWIIEVNTKPSKNQDPSGFSPKIRPSAKAIIEYCSHLANWQL from the coding sequence ATGAAAAAAATATTTAAAATTAATATTTATCCAATTGAAGAAAACAAAAATAAAAATACACCTCTTATTATAATTAGTTCTGAACTGATGAAGCAAACTGGTGTAAGGATAGGCCAAAAGGTAACACTTCAATGTGGCAAGAATCATTTAATTTGTTCAATAGCCGATACTACGTCAGAAACCGATTTAATATTATATTGTTCAAAGAACGTATTTGAGAGCTTTTACCTCCCTGTAATGTCTACGAAACTACAATTATCAATTGAAAAAAATGATAATGCGTGGGAGTTAGGACCATTTATCGGTATTGTGACAGACCAAATTTATAAGGAGCATTTTGGCTCTATTCACTCTTTTATTGAAGAATTACAGCATTACTCGTATCAAAACTATATATATTTATATGTGTTTAATTATATAAATTATCATAATCATTATGTAACAGGATATTACTTTGATTCCGGTAGCTCTAGTTGGGTTCACTCGTCCCTGCCTACACCTAGCGTTGTTCACAATCGCATCCATTCTAGAATAAAAGAACGAGCGGATAAAACAAAGAACTTTTTTAAAACACTCTCACAACACAATATACCCTATTTCAATGAACGCTTTTTAAATAAATGGGAGGTTTACGAGTTTCTATCTAGACAAGAACAACTTACACCTTATTTACCTGACACAAGATTGTTAAATGGGCGTTTTTCACTAGAAGAAATGCTGTTTACACATTCCACTTTATTTTTAAAGCCAGTACATGGTAGTCAAGGTAAAAATATTTTTAAAATACGAAATGACAACGATAACTATAGTCTGGACTATACAACCTTTTCAGGCGAAATCGAAAAACAGTACCCTTCTATCATATCACTTTATGAAGCCATTAGACCAAGATTACAAAAACAACGATATATCGTTCAACAAGGATTGCAATTGCTTACGTATCAGGATCGCCCGCTTGATTTCCGCTTACTTTGTCATCGACAACCGGATAATAACTGGAGTGTAACCTCTGCAATAGCGCGAGTTTCTTCTCAAGCTGAATTTGTATCAAATTTAGCAAGAGGTGGCGAATTACTTAAAATCAATACAGTACTACAAAATCACTTTGAAGGAACTACGTTAAATCAAATTAAACGACTTTTGTTTGAAATCGCCACTGAAACAGCTACCTCCATCCACCAATTATCGGATGGTATCTATGGTGAATTAGGGATTGATCTAGCTATTGACCATAAGGGTAAACCTTGGATCATTGAGGTTAATACAAAGCCTTCTAAAAACCAAGACCCAAGTGGATTCTCCCCTAAAATTAGACCATCGGCGAAAGCTATTATAGAGTATTGTTCACATCTTGCCAACTGGCAACTATAA
- a CDS encoding TolB family protein produces MQRLFCLVLALVIFSPVTTLAANVQTLKAAYIRDGDLWTLINNEEKQITNSGNIYSKPKWSPNGKWLLYQNMAPSQFEDSQQQVEVWAYNIDSGEKKQLFYDGYSPTWAPNKNIVAFNAKGILNISDFKQFYNIATGVDSYTWLPDGSGFLLSSAGVLRPDGWTSAMLFKKKVNENYNDVVLFGGVEPFFTLPREIGIDNNKIISVYVNDLKFSPSNKWISFIVSPTASWSMDSNMLCLISSDGKHFEVLDEIVFEVGEPKWAPSADTLAFIAGGGRIVFGFKNKDLKVREMPVSGSLTPPNFADLDFDWINDKSIVTSRLEEREWSNDFKDHPIPSLFSVNIDDNKQVRLTNPADGYGDYHPQYVKSINKLVWLRGSSIIDSDRTLWKANTDGSDAEAWIKNVETIVFYE; encoded by the coding sequence ATGCAGAGATTATTTTGTTTGGTTTTAGCATTAGTGATATTTTCCCCTGTGACTACGCTTGCCGCAAATGTACAAACTTTAAAGGCTGCATATATTAGAGATGGAGACCTGTGGACTTTAATTAATAATGAGGAAAAACAAATTACTAATTCAGGCAATATTTATAGTAAACCGAAATGGTCGCCGAATGGAAAATGGCTGCTATATCAGAATATGGCACCATCTCAATTTGAGGATAGCCAACAGCAAGTTGAGGTGTGGGCATATAATATTGATTCAGGAGAGAAGAAGCAGCTATTTTATGATGGATATTCTCCAACATGGGCTCCAAACAAAAATATAGTTGCTTTTAATGCAAAAGGAATTTTAAACATTTCAGATTTTAAACAGTTTTATAATATTGCAACAGGAGTCGATAGTTATACGTGGTTACCCGACGGCAGCGGCTTTTTACTGTCATCTGCTGGGGTCCTTCGTCCAGATGGTTGGACTAGTGCGATGTTATTTAAGAAAAAGGTAAATGAAAACTATAATGATGTTGTTTTATTTGGCGGGGTTGAACCGTTTTTCACTTTACCGCGTGAAATTGGGATTGATAATAACAAAATAATTTCTGTATATGTCAACGACCTAAAATTCTCACCTAGCAATAAGTGGATTTCATTTATTGTTTCCCCAACTGCCTCTTGGTCAATGGATAGTAACATGCTTTGCCTTATATCGAGTGATGGGAAACATTTTGAAGTTCTTGATGAAATAGTGTTCGAAGTCGGGGAGCCAAAGTGGGCCCCGTCAGCTGATACACTCGCATTTATAGCTGGCGGGGGACGAATTGTATTTGGATTTAAAAATAAAGATTTGAAGGTTCGGGAAATGCCCGTATCTGGATCACTGACACCACCCAATTTTGCCGATCTAGATTTTGATTGGATTAACGATAAATCTATTGTGACTTCAAGGCTCGAAGAAAGAGAATGGTCTAACGACTTTAAAGATCACCCTATACCATCTCTTTTCTCTGTAAATATTGATGACAACAAGCAAGTCAGACTAACTAATCCAGCTGATGGTTATGGAGACTATCATCCGCAGTATGTTAAGTCAATCAATAAGCTTGTTTGGCTTAGAGGGTCCTCGATAATAGATTCAGACAGAACTCTTTGGAAGGCAAACACTGATGGTAGCGACGCCGAAGCATGGATTAAAAATGTAGAAACTATTGTGTTTTATGAGTAA
- a CDS encoding YheC/YheD family endospore coat-associated protein produces the protein MISFGLLTLNTKVEHLYFTELARKAAKHSMNVFRFSPEHINPKTEQVHGEKFNSKTGSWEKAIYPIPQCLYDRCFYPTKEQQKKYYPIINWLKNRPDLTFIGHGLPNKWSIYEVLSSDPLLTYYIPKTRKVNSVDDIFHYLKKHKKALLKPENGSQGKGIIALTHLNESIELHSQQNNKNVNKVFANKAPLYQWLKKLISSHSYLMQPFLALQDSDGHAFDIRVLVQKKPNNQWAEIGRGIRKGGPGSIISNLHGGGSICSYKDWIKQIEPHQRVLIEDELRTIITSLPASLEKKFGPLFEIGIDIGVATDGTVWVLDANSKPGYKTILQSNPSVENHLYEAPLLYCKNLVLQRSASDGII, from the coding sequence ATGATATCATTTGGATTATTAACATTAAATACAAAAGTTGAGCATTTATATTTTACTGAACTTGCCAGAAAAGCGGCGAAACATTCTATGAACGTGTTTCGCTTTTCACCTGAACACATCAATCCAAAGACAGAACAAGTTCATGGCGAAAAATTCAACTCAAAGACAGGCAGTTGGGAAAAAGCTATTTATCCAATTCCTCAATGCTTATATGACCGCTGCTTTTATCCAACAAAAGAACAGCAAAAAAAGTATTACCCTATCATCAATTGGTTAAAAAATCGACCCGACCTTACATTTATTGGCCATGGTTTACCTAACAAATGGAGCATATATGAAGTACTATCTTCAGACCCACTATTAACCTATTACATTCCTAAGACAAGAAAAGTAAACAGTGTTGATGACATTTTCCACTACTTAAAGAAACATAAAAAAGCTCTTCTTAAACCTGAAAATGGCTCACAAGGTAAAGGCATTATAGCGTTAACTCATTTAAATGAATCGATCGAGTTACATTCTCAACAGAATAATAAAAATGTAAACAAAGTCTTCGCCAACAAAGCACCTTTATATCAATGGCTTAAAAAATTGATTTCATCTCACTCCTACCTAATGCAACCGTTTTTAGCTTTACAAGATTCTGATGGTCATGCCTTTGATATCCGTGTTTTAGTACAGAAAAAACCTAACAATCAATGGGCTGAAATCGGACGTGGCATTCGAAAAGGTGGACCTGGTAGTATTATTTCCAACCTACATGGCGGAGGTTCTATTTGTTCCTACAAAGACTGGATTAAACAGATAGAACCCCATCAGCGAGTATTAATTGAAGATGAATTAAGGACGATTATAACAAGTTTACCTGCTAGTCTTGAAAAAAAGTTTGGTCCATTATTTGAAATTGGAATTGATATAGGGGTTGCAACAGACGGAACAGTATGGGTACTAGACGCGAACTCTAAACCTGGATATAAGACGATCCTTCAATCCAACCCCTCCGTCGAAAACCACTTATATGAGGCACCGCTACTTTATTGTAAAAATCTAGTACTGCAAAGGAGTGCTTCTGATGGAATTATATGA